The DNA window actGGGAAGCTTTATTCTCTTGGCcttagaattttcaaaaaccGAACTATGTTTCCTACAATAAATCACGCAAAATAGCAGGGTATTATACTAAAAACTGCTCATTTCCTTCAGTTAGAGCAAGCTCTATCTTACTGaagttaaaatttcattttacacTTCGGGCCACATACCCTAAGTTACTCTGTTCCACAACATATTCCAACAATGTGTCAGTTAAATCGCATACTCTTACTTTTCGTCGTCAGAGCAAAATGTTTTTTCCCGCGGTTAGAACAATGCTATTTGGCACTCAGCGACAGATTTGATCAAGATTGATTAATCAACTAcctaaatgttaaaaaaaggtatcaaataaaacaaccaTAGTTATTGTGAATATTCcagaatataatatgtaacaatAGTACAAATTACAATCAATTGAGACTGGAGACCAAGTTTTCAATACAAGGTATATCCAATACAAAActgataagaaaataaaataagacagacagacaaacaataAAAGCCAGGAACACATTGGCAACTTGCCACCCCACACCACATGGCGCCACGCAAACAATACCTGATCGCATTTAAATTCAGAGGTTGATAATATGTTTCTGGGCATAAAAAATACTTAGCTTGATTTAACTCGACCCTTGACGTAGCGTCGCATAAGGTGACGTATTGCATATGTGTTCATGCCCTAATAATTGCAAGAACAAAAGCCAACTCCATTgggagaaagaaagaaaagttaAAGACTAAACTTAAATCAACTTCTTGGTCAATATAGAAAGTCAAAATTGCTCATTAGCATAACTGTTTCATACATAGAAATGTtgagtttctttatttttgtttgcagATTTGCATGtccaatgttataaaaaaaagtaataatattttggagCCATGCAATccacattttcttcatttttcaatttttatttatatatttttttatgaccgGGACTTATCAATACATATAAAGATGttaaaagcattttaaaataaaaaagaatacagCAGAAAGAAACCATCACGTCAAAACCAAGCTTAATCTTTCTTTGTGGCTTGCTGTTTAGCTTGGTGAGCCTGCAAAACAGCAACAGCCTCATCCACCTTCGCCTTGAGGGACTCCCCATGCTCTAACATATGCAACAGTTCAGAATTATCAATTTCCAGAAGCATACCAGTTATTTTTCCTGCCAAATCAGGATGCATACGTTGAATAAGAGGGAATAGACGTTCACCCAACATTTGCTTTTGTTCTTGAAGAGGTGCTGCAGCCAGCATTGATGCAGTCAATGGCTCTTGACCTTGGATGTGTACGGCTGGTTGTGGAGCTGGAGGATTACGCATGTTAGCAGTATATTTGTATCCAGCTGGACGACTACTAGTTACCAATGGTGCTCGGATAGATGGACCCGTAGCAACACCTTGTTGCCCAGTTATAGGTCTTGCTCCCAGTGAGGTACGTAGTGCTGCTTGTGTAGGACCACGAGGTTGTGGGCGGAAGGGTGCTTGCATATTAGGATAAGCTGAAGCAGCAGACTGACTACTTGGTCTCACAGAGGGCTGAGCAGTCCAGCGTGGTCTGATCTGTGTCATTTGCGCAGGACCATAGAATCTTTGTGCAGGAGGAATAGTTGGTACAAAATACCCACCAGCACTACCTGGTTGGAAAATTTGTCCCATTTGTTGCATTCTCATACTTGCCATACGCTGCATATATTGTGATGTTAAGTGAGCTTTGCGGTCTTCTTTGCGTTGAGCTAAAGCAACATATAAGGGCTTGGTACCAACTATACGTCCATTCATCTCAGTTACTGCCTTTGTTGCTTCTTCCGGTGAAGAGAAGCAAACAAATCCAAATCCTTTACTACGACCATCTTCCAACATAACCtgtaaataaaatgaacttgttaataaagaaaatatgaacaatttcacatctttagtttaataaaatctaGTTCACAGACATCTCAAGCTGCAACTTGTTAGATGTACAGAACACATAGAGAACTGATATCCCTGACAAGATTTTAGGTAATTTATGAATACAAAATACTTAGGATACACCTTAATATTCTAACTGAATGAAATATCAATGACTTCAAAGcataagttataaaattatagacCATACAGAGATATTTTTCAGGCAAGAAAAGAAAATTGTAGACCACCATGTTGGACCGACAATTTATAGGGAGTAGTTGGAAACAAATTCCATAAAAATCCCTACAAAACACGAAATCCACATGCCTATTGAAGATGTACATTTAAGTGACTGATAATTGTTAATATAATCAGTTAAGGGGCACTATTTTTCTTAATGAACTGTATTCATATAAGATATTTTCTTAATAGAAATTAATGACTCTTTATATTACAAACATAATTACTGTTCTACATGCCAtcattatgaaaaattatgtaCATTAATATTAACTACATTATAAATACCTTGGCAGAAGTAATTGTGCCAAATGGTGCAAATTCTTTACGGAGTCTTTCATCATCAATTGTGTCATCTAGATTTTTAACATACAGATTTACTCCTTGATAGCGAGTTAGACGCTCTGATTTCAGTTGTTCAAATTTACGTTTCAATTCTTTTTGTCTCTCAGCTTTCTTTTGAGCACGTCCCACATACAACGGCTTGCCTTCAACAAGTTCTTTGCCATTAAGTTCCATACATGCTCTTTCTG is part of the Pararge aegeria chromosome 2, ilParAegt1.1, whole genome shotgun sequence genome and encodes:
- the LOC120629404 gene encoding polyadenylate-binding protein 1A, translated to MNPGPPNYPMASLYVGDLHSDITEAMLFEKFSTAGPVLSIRVCRDMITRRSLGYAYVNFQQPSDAERALDTMNFDMIKGRPIRIMWSQRDPSLRKSGVGNVFIKNLDKSIDNKAMYDTFSAFGNILSCKVAQDENGGSKGYGFVHFETEEAANKSIEKVNGMLLNGKKVYVGRFIPRKEREKELGEKAKLFTNVYVKNFGEDFSDEMLKDMFEKYGRITSHKVMYKDDGASRGFGFVAFEDPDAAERACMELNGKELVEGKPLYVGRAQKKAERQKELKRKFEQLKSERLTRYQGVNLYVKNLDDTIDDERLRKEFAPFGTITSAKVMLEDGRSKGFGFVCFSSPEEATKAVTEMNGRIVGTKPLYVALAQRKEDRKAHLTSQYMQRMASMRMQQMGQIFQPGSAGGYFVPTIPPAQRFYGPAQMTQIRPRWTAQPSVRPSSQSAASAYPNMQAPFRPQPRGPTQAALRTSLGARPITGQQGVATGPSIRAPLVTSSRPAGYKYTANMRNPPAPQPAVHIQGQEPLTASMLAAAPLQEQKQMLGERLFPLIQRMHPDLAGKITGMLLEIDNSELLHMLEHGESLKAKVDEAVAVLQAHQAKQQATKKD